The following are from one region of the Salvelinus alpinus chromosome 16, SLU_Salpinus.1, whole genome shotgun sequence genome:
- the LOC139540956 gene encoding MAU2 chromatid cohesion factor homolog isoform X1 — translation MASNVEAPESWYLALLGFAEHFRTSSPPKIRLCVHCLQAVFQFKPPQRVEARTHLQLGSVLYHHTKNSELARSHLEKAWLISQQIPQFEDVKFEAASLLSELYCQQVPNLVDSAKPLLRKAIQISQQTPYWHCRLLFQLAQLHTLEKDLVSACDLLGVGAEYARVVGSEYTRALFLLSKGMLLLMERKLGEVHPLLTLCGTIVENWQGNPIQKESLRVFFLVLQVTHYLDAGQVKSVKPCLKQLQQCIQTISTLHDDEILPSNPADLFHWLPKEHMCVLVYLVTVMHSMQAGYLEKAQKYTDKALMQLEKLKMLDSSPILSTFQVILLEHIIMCRLVTGHKATALQEISQVCQLCQQSPRLFTNHAAQLHTLLGLYCISVNCMDNAEAQFTAALRVSDLTTHQELWAFIVTNLASVYIREGNRHQELYSLLERINPDHNFPVSSHCLRAAAFYIRGLLSFFQGRYNEAKRFLRETLKMSNAEDLNRLTACSLVLLGHIFYVLGNHRESNNMVVPAMQLASKIPDMSVQLWSSALLKDLNKALGNTIDAHEAAQMHQNFSQQLLQDHIAACSLPEHNLISWTDGPPPGQFQAQNGPTTSLASLL, via the exons ATGGCGTCCAACGTAGAGGCCCCGGAGTCGTGGTACCTCGCCCTCCTTGGCTTTGCAGAACATTTCCGCACCTCAAGTCCACCCAAAATTCGTTTGTGTGTGCATTGTCTTCAAGCGGTTTTCCAGTTTAAACCTCCGCAAAGGGTGGAGGCCAGAACTCACCTTCAACTCGGCTCGGTTCTCTATCATCATACGAAGAACAGCGAGCTGGCGCGGAGCCACTTGGAGAAAGCG tGGTTAATATCACAACAA ATCCCACAATTTGAAGATGTTAAATTTGAAGCAGCAAGTCTTTTGTCAGAACTCTATTGTCAGCAGGTACCG AATCTGGTAGATTCTGCAAAGCCTTTACTGCGAAAGGCAATCCAGATCTCACAGCAAACTCCCTATTGGCACTGTCGCCTGCTGTTTCAACTAGCG CAACTGCACACTCTGGAGAAAGACCTTGTGTCTGCCTGTGACCTCCTAGGGGTTGGTGCTGAGTATGCCAGAGTGGTGGGCTCGGAATACACCAG GGCGCTGTTCCTCCTGAGTAAAGGAATG CTCCTACTGATGGAGAGGAAGCTGGGGGAGGTGCACCCTCTGCTCACGCTGTGCGGGACGATTGTGGAGAACTGGCAGGGAAACCCCATCCAGAAAGAGTCTCTCAGGGTATTTTTCCTGGTGCTGCAGGTCACACACTACCTGGATGCCGGACAG GTGAAGAGTGTGAAGCCCTGTCTTAAGCAGCTGCAGCAGTGCATCCAGACGATCTCTACACTCCATGATGATGAGATCCTGCCCAGTAACCCTGCTGACCTCTTCCACTGGCTGCCCAAGGAACACATGTGTGTTCTCGTCTACCTG GTGACTGTCATGCACTCCATGCAAGCAGGGTATTTGGAGAAGGCACAGAAATACACAGACAAAGCACTCATGCAGCTTGAGAAACTAAAAA TGCTGGACAGCAGTCCCATCCTTTCAACGTTCCAGGTCATTCTGCTGGAGCACATCATCATGTGTCGGCTAGTCACTGGTCACAAGGCTACTGCATTACAAGAG ATCTCCCAGGTCTGCCAACTGTGCCAACAGTCCCCCAGGTTATTCACCAATCACGCTGCCCAACTCCACACTCTACTA GGCCTGTATTGCATATCTGTCAACTGTATGGACAACGCAGAGGCACAGTTCACCGCCGCTTTGCGGGTAAGTGAC CTAACCACACACCAGGAGCTGTGGGCGTTCATTGTGACAAACCTGGCCAGCGTCTACATCAGGGAAGGAAACAGACACCAGGAG CTCTACAGTCTCCTTGAGAGGATAAACCCTGATCACAACTTTCCTGTGAG CTCTCACTGTCTCCGCGCTGCAGCTTTCTACATCCGAGGACTCCTGTCCTTCTTCCAAGGACGCTACAACGAGGCCAA ACGGTTCCTTAGAGAAACTCTGAAGATGTCAAACGCGGAGGACCTGAATAGACTGACAGCCTGCTCACTGGTTCTGCTAGGCCATATATTCTATGTACTGGGAAACCACAGG GAAAGCAACAACATGGTGGTTCCAGCGATGCAGCTGGCCAGCAAGATCCCTGACATGTCTGTCCAGCTGTGGTCCTCGGCCCTTTTAAAAG ATCTGAACAAGGCTCTGGGAAACACCATAGATGCCCATGAAGCTGCTCAGATGCACCAGAACTTCTCCCAGCAGCTTCTCCAGGACCACATTGCTGCCTGCAGCCTCCCCGAACACAACCTAATCAGC TGGACGGACGGCCCACCACCTGGGCAGTTTCAAGCCCAGAACGGCCCGACAACCAGCCTGGCCAGCCTGCTATGA
- the LOC139540956 gene encoding MAU2 chromatid cohesion factor homolog isoform X2, translating into MASNVEAPESWYLALLGFAEHFRTSSPPKIRLCVHCLQAVFQFKPPQRVEARTHLQLGSVLYHHTKNSELARSHLEKAWLISQQIPQFEDVKFEAASLLSELYCQQNLVDSAKPLLRKAIQISQQTPYWHCRLLFQLAQLHTLEKDLVSACDLLGVGAEYARVVGSEYTRALFLLSKGMLLLMERKLGEVHPLLTLCGTIVENWQGNPIQKESLRVFFLVLQVTHYLDAGQVKSVKPCLKQLQQCIQTISTLHDDEILPSNPADLFHWLPKEHMCVLVYLVTVMHSMQAGYLEKAQKYTDKALMQLEKLKMLDSSPILSTFQVILLEHIIMCRLVTGHKATALQEISQVCQLCQQSPRLFTNHAAQLHTLLGLYCISVNCMDNAEAQFTAALRVSDLTTHQELWAFIVTNLASVYIREGNRHQELYSLLERINPDHNFPVSSHCLRAAAFYIRGLLSFFQGRYNEAKRFLRETLKMSNAEDLNRLTACSLVLLGHIFYVLGNHRESNNMVVPAMQLASKIPDMSVQLWSSALLKDLNKALGNTIDAHEAAQMHQNFSQQLLQDHIAACSLPEHNLISWTDGPPPGQFQAQNGPTTSLASLL; encoded by the exons ATGGCGTCCAACGTAGAGGCCCCGGAGTCGTGGTACCTCGCCCTCCTTGGCTTTGCAGAACATTTCCGCACCTCAAGTCCACCCAAAATTCGTTTGTGTGTGCATTGTCTTCAAGCGGTTTTCCAGTTTAAACCTCCGCAAAGGGTGGAGGCCAGAACTCACCTTCAACTCGGCTCGGTTCTCTATCATCATACGAAGAACAGCGAGCTGGCGCGGAGCCACTTGGAGAAAGCG tGGTTAATATCACAACAA ATCCCACAATTTGAAGATGTTAAATTTGAAGCAGCAAGTCTTTTGTCAGAACTCTATTGTCAGCAG AATCTGGTAGATTCTGCAAAGCCTTTACTGCGAAAGGCAATCCAGATCTCACAGCAAACTCCCTATTGGCACTGTCGCCTGCTGTTTCAACTAGCG CAACTGCACACTCTGGAGAAAGACCTTGTGTCTGCCTGTGACCTCCTAGGGGTTGGTGCTGAGTATGCCAGAGTGGTGGGCTCGGAATACACCAG GGCGCTGTTCCTCCTGAGTAAAGGAATG CTCCTACTGATGGAGAGGAAGCTGGGGGAGGTGCACCCTCTGCTCACGCTGTGCGGGACGATTGTGGAGAACTGGCAGGGAAACCCCATCCAGAAAGAGTCTCTCAGGGTATTTTTCCTGGTGCTGCAGGTCACACACTACCTGGATGCCGGACAG GTGAAGAGTGTGAAGCCCTGTCTTAAGCAGCTGCAGCAGTGCATCCAGACGATCTCTACACTCCATGATGATGAGATCCTGCCCAGTAACCCTGCTGACCTCTTCCACTGGCTGCCCAAGGAACACATGTGTGTTCTCGTCTACCTG GTGACTGTCATGCACTCCATGCAAGCAGGGTATTTGGAGAAGGCACAGAAATACACAGACAAAGCACTCATGCAGCTTGAGAAACTAAAAA TGCTGGACAGCAGTCCCATCCTTTCAACGTTCCAGGTCATTCTGCTGGAGCACATCATCATGTGTCGGCTAGTCACTGGTCACAAGGCTACTGCATTACAAGAG ATCTCCCAGGTCTGCCAACTGTGCCAACAGTCCCCCAGGTTATTCACCAATCACGCTGCCCAACTCCACACTCTACTA GGCCTGTATTGCATATCTGTCAACTGTATGGACAACGCAGAGGCACAGTTCACCGCCGCTTTGCGGGTAAGTGAC CTAACCACACACCAGGAGCTGTGGGCGTTCATTGTGACAAACCTGGCCAGCGTCTACATCAGGGAAGGAAACAGACACCAGGAG CTCTACAGTCTCCTTGAGAGGATAAACCCTGATCACAACTTTCCTGTGAG CTCTCACTGTCTCCGCGCTGCAGCTTTCTACATCCGAGGACTCCTGTCCTTCTTCCAAGGACGCTACAACGAGGCCAA ACGGTTCCTTAGAGAAACTCTGAAGATGTCAAACGCGGAGGACCTGAATAGACTGACAGCCTGCTCACTGGTTCTGCTAGGCCATATATTCTATGTACTGGGAAACCACAGG GAAAGCAACAACATGGTGGTTCCAGCGATGCAGCTGGCCAGCAAGATCCCTGACATGTCTGTCCAGCTGTGGTCCTCGGCCCTTTTAAAAG ATCTGAACAAGGCTCTGGGAAACACCATAGATGCCCATGAAGCTGCTCAGATGCACCAGAACTTCTCCCAGCAGCTTCTCCAGGACCACATTGCTGCCTGCAGCCTCCCCGAACACAACCTAATCAGC TGGACGGACGGCCCACCACCTGGGCAGTTTCAAGCCCAGAACGGCCCGACAACCAGCCTGGCCAGCCTGCTATGA
- the LOC139540956 gene encoding MAU2 chromatid cohesion factor homolog isoform X3 — MASNVEAPESWYLALLGFAEHFRTSSPPKIRLCVHCLQAVFQFKPPQRVEARTHLQLGSVLYHHTKNSELARSHLEKAWLISQQIPQFEDVKFEAASLLSELYCQQVPNLVDSAKPLLRKAIQISQQTPYWHCRLLFQLAQLHTLEKDLVSACDLLGVGAEYARVVGSEYTRALFLLSKGMLLLMERKLGEVHPLLTLCGTIVENWQGNPIQKESLRVFFLVLQVTHYLDAGQVKSVKPCLKQLQQCIQTISTLHDDEILPSNPADLFHWLPKEHMCVLVYLVTVMHSMQAGYLEKAQKYTDKALMQLEKLKMLDSSPILSTFQVILLEHIIMCRLVTGHKATALQEISQVCQLCQQSPRLFTNHAAQLHTLLGLYCISVNCMDNAEAQFTAALRLTTHQELWAFIVTNLASVYIREGNRHQELYSLLERINPDHNFPVSSHCLRAAAFYIRGLLSFFQGRYNEAKRFLRETLKMSNAEDLNRLTACSLVLLGHIFYVLGNHRESNNMVVPAMQLASKIPDMSVQLWSSALLKDLNKALGNTIDAHEAAQMHQNFSQQLLQDHIAACSLPEHNLISWTDGPPPGQFQAQNGPTTSLASLL; from the exons ATGGCGTCCAACGTAGAGGCCCCGGAGTCGTGGTACCTCGCCCTCCTTGGCTTTGCAGAACATTTCCGCACCTCAAGTCCACCCAAAATTCGTTTGTGTGTGCATTGTCTTCAAGCGGTTTTCCAGTTTAAACCTCCGCAAAGGGTGGAGGCCAGAACTCACCTTCAACTCGGCTCGGTTCTCTATCATCATACGAAGAACAGCGAGCTGGCGCGGAGCCACTTGGAGAAAGCG tGGTTAATATCACAACAA ATCCCACAATTTGAAGATGTTAAATTTGAAGCAGCAAGTCTTTTGTCAGAACTCTATTGTCAGCAGGTACCG AATCTGGTAGATTCTGCAAAGCCTTTACTGCGAAAGGCAATCCAGATCTCACAGCAAACTCCCTATTGGCACTGTCGCCTGCTGTTTCAACTAGCG CAACTGCACACTCTGGAGAAAGACCTTGTGTCTGCCTGTGACCTCCTAGGGGTTGGTGCTGAGTATGCCAGAGTGGTGGGCTCGGAATACACCAG GGCGCTGTTCCTCCTGAGTAAAGGAATG CTCCTACTGATGGAGAGGAAGCTGGGGGAGGTGCACCCTCTGCTCACGCTGTGCGGGACGATTGTGGAGAACTGGCAGGGAAACCCCATCCAGAAAGAGTCTCTCAGGGTATTTTTCCTGGTGCTGCAGGTCACACACTACCTGGATGCCGGACAG GTGAAGAGTGTGAAGCCCTGTCTTAAGCAGCTGCAGCAGTGCATCCAGACGATCTCTACACTCCATGATGATGAGATCCTGCCCAGTAACCCTGCTGACCTCTTCCACTGGCTGCCCAAGGAACACATGTGTGTTCTCGTCTACCTG GTGACTGTCATGCACTCCATGCAAGCAGGGTATTTGGAGAAGGCACAGAAATACACAGACAAAGCACTCATGCAGCTTGAGAAACTAAAAA TGCTGGACAGCAGTCCCATCCTTTCAACGTTCCAGGTCATTCTGCTGGAGCACATCATCATGTGTCGGCTAGTCACTGGTCACAAGGCTACTGCATTACAAGAG ATCTCCCAGGTCTGCCAACTGTGCCAACAGTCCCCCAGGTTATTCACCAATCACGCTGCCCAACTCCACACTCTACTA GGCCTGTATTGCATATCTGTCAACTGTATGGACAACGCAGAGGCACAGTTCACCGCCGCTTTGCGG CTAACCACACACCAGGAGCTGTGGGCGTTCATTGTGACAAACCTGGCCAGCGTCTACATCAGGGAAGGAAACAGACACCAGGAG CTCTACAGTCTCCTTGAGAGGATAAACCCTGATCACAACTTTCCTGTGAG CTCTCACTGTCTCCGCGCTGCAGCTTTCTACATCCGAGGACTCCTGTCCTTCTTCCAAGGACGCTACAACGAGGCCAA ACGGTTCCTTAGAGAAACTCTGAAGATGTCAAACGCGGAGGACCTGAATAGACTGACAGCCTGCTCACTGGTTCTGCTAGGCCATATATTCTATGTACTGGGAAACCACAGG GAAAGCAACAACATGGTGGTTCCAGCGATGCAGCTGGCCAGCAAGATCCCTGACATGTCTGTCCAGCTGTGGTCCTCGGCCCTTTTAAAAG ATCTGAACAAGGCTCTGGGAAACACCATAGATGCCCATGAAGCTGCTCAGATGCACCAGAACTTCTCCCAGCAGCTTCTCCAGGACCACATTGCTGCCTGCAGCCTCCCCGAACACAACCTAATCAGC TGGACGGACGGCCCACCACCTGGGCAGTTTCAAGCCCAGAACGGCCCGACAACCAGCCTGGCCAGCCTGCTATGA
- the LOC139540956 gene encoding MAU2 chromatid cohesion factor homolog isoform X4, translated as MASNVEAPESWYLALLGFAEHFRTSSPPKIRLCVHCLQAVFQFKPPQRVEARTHLQLGSVLYHHTKNSELARSHLEKAWLISQQIPQFEDVKFEAASLLSELYCQQNLVDSAKPLLRKAIQISQQTPYWHCRLLFQLAQLHTLEKDLVSACDLLGVGAEYARVVGSEYTRALFLLSKGMLLLMERKLGEVHPLLTLCGTIVENWQGNPIQKESLRVFFLVLQVTHYLDAGQVKSVKPCLKQLQQCIQTISTLHDDEILPSNPADLFHWLPKEHMCVLVYLVTVMHSMQAGYLEKAQKYTDKALMQLEKLKMLDSSPILSTFQVILLEHIIMCRLVTGHKATALQEISQVCQLCQQSPRLFTNHAAQLHTLLGLYCISVNCMDNAEAQFTAALRLTTHQELWAFIVTNLASVYIREGNRHQELYSLLERINPDHNFPVSSHCLRAAAFYIRGLLSFFQGRYNEAKRFLRETLKMSNAEDLNRLTACSLVLLGHIFYVLGNHRESNNMVVPAMQLASKIPDMSVQLWSSALLKDLNKALGNTIDAHEAAQMHQNFSQQLLQDHIAACSLPEHNLISWTDGPPPGQFQAQNGPTTSLASLL; from the exons ATGGCGTCCAACGTAGAGGCCCCGGAGTCGTGGTACCTCGCCCTCCTTGGCTTTGCAGAACATTTCCGCACCTCAAGTCCACCCAAAATTCGTTTGTGTGTGCATTGTCTTCAAGCGGTTTTCCAGTTTAAACCTCCGCAAAGGGTGGAGGCCAGAACTCACCTTCAACTCGGCTCGGTTCTCTATCATCATACGAAGAACAGCGAGCTGGCGCGGAGCCACTTGGAGAAAGCG tGGTTAATATCACAACAA ATCCCACAATTTGAAGATGTTAAATTTGAAGCAGCAAGTCTTTTGTCAGAACTCTATTGTCAGCAG AATCTGGTAGATTCTGCAAAGCCTTTACTGCGAAAGGCAATCCAGATCTCACAGCAAACTCCCTATTGGCACTGTCGCCTGCTGTTTCAACTAGCG CAACTGCACACTCTGGAGAAAGACCTTGTGTCTGCCTGTGACCTCCTAGGGGTTGGTGCTGAGTATGCCAGAGTGGTGGGCTCGGAATACACCAG GGCGCTGTTCCTCCTGAGTAAAGGAATG CTCCTACTGATGGAGAGGAAGCTGGGGGAGGTGCACCCTCTGCTCACGCTGTGCGGGACGATTGTGGAGAACTGGCAGGGAAACCCCATCCAGAAAGAGTCTCTCAGGGTATTTTTCCTGGTGCTGCAGGTCACACACTACCTGGATGCCGGACAG GTGAAGAGTGTGAAGCCCTGTCTTAAGCAGCTGCAGCAGTGCATCCAGACGATCTCTACACTCCATGATGATGAGATCCTGCCCAGTAACCCTGCTGACCTCTTCCACTGGCTGCCCAAGGAACACATGTGTGTTCTCGTCTACCTG GTGACTGTCATGCACTCCATGCAAGCAGGGTATTTGGAGAAGGCACAGAAATACACAGACAAAGCACTCATGCAGCTTGAGAAACTAAAAA TGCTGGACAGCAGTCCCATCCTTTCAACGTTCCAGGTCATTCTGCTGGAGCACATCATCATGTGTCGGCTAGTCACTGGTCACAAGGCTACTGCATTACAAGAG ATCTCCCAGGTCTGCCAACTGTGCCAACAGTCCCCCAGGTTATTCACCAATCACGCTGCCCAACTCCACACTCTACTA GGCCTGTATTGCATATCTGTCAACTGTATGGACAACGCAGAGGCACAGTTCACCGCCGCTTTGCGG CTAACCACACACCAGGAGCTGTGGGCGTTCATTGTGACAAACCTGGCCAGCGTCTACATCAGGGAAGGAAACAGACACCAGGAG CTCTACAGTCTCCTTGAGAGGATAAACCCTGATCACAACTTTCCTGTGAG CTCTCACTGTCTCCGCGCTGCAGCTTTCTACATCCGAGGACTCCTGTCCTTCTTCCAAGGACGCTACAACGAGGCCAA ACGGTTCCTTAGAGAAACTCTGAAGATGTCAAACGCGGAGGACCTGAATAGACTGACAGCCTGCTCACTGGTTCTGCTAGGCCATATATTCTATGTACTGGGAAACCACAGG GAAAGCAACAACATGGTGGTTCCAGCGATGCAGCTGGCCAGCAAGATCCCTGACATGTCTGTCCAGCTGTGGTCCTCGGCCCTTTTAAAAG ATCTGAACAAGGCTCTGGGAAACACCATAGATGCCCATGAAGCTGCTCAGATGCACCAGAACTTCTCCCAGCAGCTTCTCCAGGACCACATTGCTGCCTGCAGCCTCCCCGAACACAACCTAATCAGC TGGACGGACGGCCCACCACCTGGGCAGTTTCAAGCCCAGAACGGCCCGACAACCAGCCTGGCCAGCCTGCTATGA